The following coding sequences are from one Hippopotamus amphibius kiboko isolate mHipAmp2 chromosome 9, mHipAmp2.hap2, whole genome shotgun sequence window:
- the USP2 gene encoding ubiquitin carboxyl-terminal hydrolase 2 isoform X1: MSQLSSTLKRYTESARYTDVPYAKSGYGIYTPSSYGANLAASFLEKEKLGFKPSPPTSFLTRPCTCGPPSLLDYDRGRPLLRPSVLGGGQRAESQTRGSERPSGSGLSGGSGFPYGGTTSSLGYLPVSARNQGVTLTQKKSNSQSDLARDFSSLRTSDSYRLDLGRSPMLARTRRELCALQGLYQAASRSEYLADYLENYGGKGSAPQVPTQALPSRVPEVLSPTYRPSGRYTLWEKGKGQAPVSSRSSSPGRDIMGTHFTTRALNNGPAVLLEMFGYPHTHCDSYPLLSHPTCQRPLQALPHPGLTAEAPRPPVCPVNSKSTQGLAGLRNLGNTCFMNSILQCLSNTPELRDYCLQRLYMRDLSHSSSAHTALMEEFAKLIQTIWTSSPNDVVSPSEFKTQIQRYAPRFVGYNQQDAQEFLRFLLDGLHNEVNRVTVRPKSNTENLDHLPDDEKGRQMWRKYLEREDSRIGDLFVGQLKSSLTCTDCGYCSTVFDPFWDLSLPIAKRGYPEVTLMDCLRLFTKEDVLDGDEKPTCCRCRARRRCVKKFSIQRFPKTLVLHLKRFSESRIRTSKLTTFVNFPLRDLDLREFASENTNHAVYNLYAVSNHSGTTTGGHYTAYCRSPVTGEWHTFNDSSVSPMSSSQVRTSDAYLLFYELASPPSRM; this comes from the exons ATGTCCCAGCTCTCCTCTACCCTGAAGCGCTACACAGAATCAGCCCGCTACACAGATGTCCCTTACGCCAAATCGGGCTATGGCATCTACACTCCCTCTTCCTACGGGGCCAACCTGGCTGCCTCCTTCCTGGAGAAGGAGAAGCTTGGTTTCAAGCCCAGCCCCCCCACCAGCTTCCTCACCCGTCCCTGTACCTGTGGCCCCCCCTCCCTCCTGGACTATGACCGAGGCCGCCCCCTGCTGAGACCCAGCGTCCTCGGGGGTGGTCAGCGGGCGGAGAGCCAGACTCGGGGCAGCGAGCGGCCTTCAGGGAGTGGACTCAGTGGGGGCAGTGGATTCCCTTACGGAGGGACCACCAGCTCCCTCGGCTACCTGCCCGTCAGTGCCCGCAACCAGGGGGTAACCCTGACTCAGAAGAAGTCGAACAGCCAATCAGACCTGGCCCGGGATTTCTCCAGCCTCCGGACCTCAGATAGCTACCGGCTAGACCTGGGCCGCAGCCCCATGCTGGCCCGCACGCGCAGGGAGCTGTGCGCCCTGCAGGGGCTCTACCAGGCAGCCAGCCGCTCCGAGTACCTGGCCGACTACCTGGAGAACTACGGTGGCAAGGGCAGCGCCCCGCAGGTGcccacccaggccctgccctcacgCGTCCCTGAAGTCCTCAGCCCCACCTATCGACCCAGTGGCCGTTACACTCTGTGGGAGAAGGGCAAGGGCCAGGCCCCTGTGTCCAGCCGCTCCAGCTCCCCAGGGCGAGACATCATG GGAACCCACTTCACGACCCGTGCACTCAACAATGGCCCAGCGGTGCTCTTGGAAATGTTCGGCTACCCTCACACACACTGCGATTCTTATCCTCTACTTTCCCACCCAACGTGCCAGCGTCCCCTGCAGGCCCTGCCCCATCCTGGACTGACTGCTGAGGCCCCCAGACCACCAGTGTGCCCTGTG AATTCTAAGAGCACCCAGGGTCTGGCTGGTCTTCGTAACCTTGGGAACACG TGCTTCATGAACTCCATTCTGCAGTGCCTGAGCAACACCCCGGAGCTGAGAGACTACTGCCTGCAGAGGCTCTACATGCGGGACCTCAGCCACAGCAGCAGCGCGCACACAGCCCTCATGGAAG AGTTTGCAAAGCTAATCCAGACCATATGGACCTCATCCCCCAATGATGTGGTGAGCCCCTCTGAGTTCAAGACCCAGATCCAGAGATACGCACCACGCTTCGTTGGCTATAA TCAGCAGGACGCTCAGGAGTTTCTTCGCTTCCTTCTGGACGGGCTCCACAATGAGGTGAACCGGGTCACAGTGAGGCCCAAGTCCAACACTGAGAACCTTGACCATCTTCC TGATGATGAGAAAGGGCGCCAGATGTGGAGGAAATATCTAGAACGGGAAGACAGTCGGATCGGGG ATCTCTTTGTTGGGCAGCTGAAGAGCTCCCTGACGTGTACGGATTGTGGTTACTGTTCTACAGTCTTTGATCCCTTCTGGGACCTGTCTCTGCCCATTGCTAAG cgAGGTTATCCTGAGGTGACTTTAATGGACTGCTTGAGGctcttcaccaaagaggatgtGCTTGATGGCGATGAAAAGCCA ACATGCTGTCGCTGCCGAGCCAGAAGACGGTGTGTAAAGAAGTTCTCCATCCAGAGGTTCCCAAAGACCTTGGTGCTCC ATCTGAAGCGGTTCTCAGAATCCAGGATACGAACCAGCAAGCTCACaacatttgtgaatttcccaCTAAGAGACCTGGACTTGAGAGAATTTGCCTCAGAAAACACCA ACCACGCCGTTTACAACCTGTACGCTGTGTCCAATCACTCCGGGACCACCACGGGCGGCCATTACACAGCCTACTGCCGGAGTCCGGTGACAGGCGAGTGGCACACTTTCAATGACTCCAG CGtctcccccatgtcctccagcCAAGTGCGCACCAGCGACGCCTACTTGCTCTTCTACGAGTTGGCCAGTCCACCCTCCCGCATGTAG
- the USP2 gene encoding ubiquitin carboxyl-terminal hydrolase 2 isoform X2, with product MSQLSSTLKRYTESARYTDVPYAKSGYGIYTPSSYGANLAASFLEKEKLGFKPSPPTSFLTRPCTCGPPSLLDYDRGRPLLRPSVLGGGQRAESQTRGSERPSGSGLSGGSGFPYGGTTSSLGYLPVSARNQGVTLTQKKSNSQSDLARDFSSLRTSDSYRLDLGRSPMLARTRRELCALQGLYQAASRSEYLADYLENYGGKGSAPQVPTQALPSRVPEVLSPTYRPSGRYTLWEKGKGQAPVSSRSSSPGRDIMNSKSTQGLAGLRNLGNTCFMNSILQCLSNTPELRDYCLQRLYMRDLSHSSSAHTALMEEFAKLIQTIWTSSPNDVVSPSEFKTQIQRYAPRFVGYNQQDAQEFLRFLLDGLHNEVNRVTVRPKSNTENLDHLPDDEKGRQMWRKYLEREDSRIGDLFVGQLKSSLTCTDCGYCSTVFDPFWDLSLPIAKRGYPEVTLMDCLRLFTKEDVLDGDEKPTCCRCRARRRCVKKFSIQRFPKTLVLHLKRFSESRIRTSKLTTFVNFPLRDLDLREFASENTNHAVYNLYAVSNHSGTTTGGHYTAYCRSPVTGEWHTFNDSSVSPMSSSQVRTSDAYLLFYELASPPSRM from the exons ATGTCCCAGCTCTCCTCTACCCTGAAGCGCTACACAGAATCAGCCCGCTACACAGATGTCCCTTACGCCAAATCGGGCTATGGCATCTACACTCCCTCTTCCTACGGGGCCAACCTGGCTGCCTCCTTCCTGGAGAAGGAGAAGCTTGGTTTCAAGCCCAGCCCCCCCACCAGCTTCCTCACCCGTCCCTGTACCTGTGGCCCCCCCTCCCTCCTGGACTATGACCGAGGCCGCCCCCTGCTGAGACCCAGCGTCCTCGGGGGTGGTCAGCGGGCGGAGAGCCAGACTCGGGGCAGCGAGCGGCCTTCAGGGAGTGGACTCAGTGGGGGCAGTGGATTCCCTTACGGAGGGACCACCAGCTCCCTCGGCTACCTGCCCGTCAGTGCCCGCAACCAGGGGGTAACCCTGACTCAGAAGAAGTCGAACAGCCAATCAGACCTGGCCCGGGATTTCTCCAGCCTCCGGACCTCAGATAGCTACCGGCTAGACCTGGGCCGCAGCCCCATGCTGGCCCGCACGCGCAGGGAGCTGTGCGCCCTGCAGGGGCTCTACCAGGCAGCCAGCCGCTCCGAGTACCTGGCCGACTACCTGGAGAACTACGGTGGCAAGGGCAGCGCCCCGCAGGTGcccacccaggccctgccctcacgCGTCCCTGAAGTCCTCAGCCCCACCTATCGACCCAGTGGCCGTTACACTCTGTGGGAGAAGGGCAAGGGCCAGGCCCCTGTGTCCAGCCGCTCCAGCTCCCCAGGGCGAGACATCATG AATTCTAAGAGCACCCAGGGTCTGGCTGGTCTTCGTAACCTTGGGAACACG TGCTTCATGAACTCCATTCTGCAGTGCCTGAGCAACACCCCGGAGCTGAGAGACTACTGCCTGCAGAGGCTCTACATGCGGGACCTCAGCCACAGCAGCAGCGCGCACACAGCCCTCATGGAAG AGTTTGCAAAGCTAATCCAGACCATATGGACCTCATCCCCCAATGATGTGGTGAGCCCCTCTGAGTTCAAGACCCAGATCCAGAGATACGCACCACGCTTCGTTGGCTATAA TCAGCAGGACGCTCAGGAGTTTCTTCGCTTCCTTCTGGACGGGCTCCACAATGAGGTGAACCGGGTCACAGTGAGGCCCAAGTCCAACACTGAGAACCTTGACCATCTTCC TGATGATGAGAAAGGGCGCCAGATGTGGAGGAAATATCTAGAACGGGAAGACAGTCGGATCGGGG ATCTCTTTGTTGGGCAGCTGAAGAGCTCCCTGACGTGTACGGATTGTGGTTACTGTTCTACAGTCTTTGATCCCTTCTGGGACCTGTCTCTGCCCATTGCTAAG cgAGGTTATCCTGAGGTGACTTTAATGGACTGCTTGAGGctcttcaccaaagaggatgtGCTTGATGGCGATGAAAAGCCA ACATGCTGTCGCTGCCGAGCCAGAAGACGGTGTGTAAAGAAGTTCTCCATCCAGAGGTTCCCAAAGACCTTGGTGCTCC ATCTGAAGCGGTTCTCAGAATCCAGGATACGAACCAGCAAGCTCACaacatttgtgaatttcccaCTAAGAGACCTGGACTTGAGAGAATTTGCCTCAGAAAACACCA ACCACGCCGTTTACAACCTGTACGCTGTGTCCAATCACTCCGGGACCACCACGGGCGGCCATTACACAGCCTACTGCCGGAGTCCGGTGACAGGCGAGTGGCACACTTTCAATGACTCCAG CGtctcccccatgtcctccagcCAAGTGCGCACCAGCGACGCCTACTTGCTCTTCTACGAGTTGGCCAGTCCACCCTCCCGCATGTAG
- the USP2 gene encoding ubiquitin carboxyl-terminal hydrolase 2 isoform X3, which yields MRTSYTVTLPEEPPAAPFPALAKELRPRSPLSPSLLLSTFVGLLLNKAKNSKSTQGLAGLRNLGNTCFMNSILQCLSNTPELRDYCLQRLYMRDLSHSSSAHTALMEEFAKLIQTIWTSSPNDVVSPSEFKTQIQRYAPRFVGYNQQDAQEFLRFLLDGLHNEVNRVTVRPKSNTENLDHLPDDEKGRQMWRKYLEREDSRIGDLFVGQLKSSLTCTDCGYCSTVFDPFWDLSLPIAKRGYPEVTLMDCLRLFTKEDVLDGDEKPTCCRCRARRRCVKKFSIQRFPKTLVLHLKRFSESRIRTSKLTTFVNFPLRDLDLREFASENTNHAVYNLYAVSNHSGTTTGGHYTAYCRSPVTGEWHTFNDSSVSPMSSSQVRTSDAYLLFYELASPPSRM from the exons ATGCGCACCTCGTACACCGTGACCCTGCCCGAGgagccccccgccgcccccttcCCCGCCCTCGCCAAGGAGCTGCGGCCgcgctcccctctctccccttccctgctgctctccacctTCGTGGGGCTCCTGCTCAACAAAGCCAAG AATTCTAAGAGCACCCAGGGTCTGGCTGGTCTTCGTAACCTTGGGAACACG TGCTTCATGAACTCCATTCTGCAGTGCCTGAGCAACACCCCGGAGCTGAGAGACTACTGCCTGCAGAGGCTCTACATGCGGGACCTCAGCCACAGCAGCAGCGCGCACACAGCCCTCATGGAAG AGTTTGCAAAGCTAATCCAGACCATATGGACCTCATCCCCCAATGATGTGGTGAGCCCCTCTGAGTTCAAGACCCAGATCCAGAGATACGCACCACGCTTCGTTGGCTATAA TCAGCAGGACGCTCAGGAGTTTCTTCGCTTCCTTCTGGACGGGCTCCACAATGAGGTGAACCGGGTCACAGTGAGGCCCAAGTCCAACACTGAGAACCTTGACCATCTTCC TGATGATGAGAAAGGGCGCCAGATGTGGAGGAAATATCTAGAACGGGAAGACAGTCGGATCGGGG ATCTCTTTGTTGGGCAGCTGAAGAGCTCCCTGACGTGTACGGATTGTGGTTACTGTTCTACAGTCTTTGATCCCTTCTGGGACCTGTCTCTGCCCATTGCTAAG cgAGGTTATCCTGAGGTGACTTTAATGGACTGCTTGAGGctcttcaccaaagaggatgtGCTTGATGGCGATGAAAAGCCA ACATGCTGTCGCTGCCGAGCCAGAAGACGGTGTGTAAAGAAGTTCTCCATCCAGAGGTTCCCAAAGACCTTGGTGCTCC ATCTGAAGCGGTTCTCAGAATCCAGGATACGAACCAGCAAGCTCACaacatttgtgaatttcccaCTAAGAGACCTGGACTTGAGAGAATTTGCCTCAGAAAACACCA ACCACGCCGTTTACAACCTGTACGCTGTGTCCAATCACTCCGGGACCACCACGGGCGGCCATTACACAGCCTACTGCCGGAGTCCGGTGACAGGCGAGTGGCACACTTTCAATGACTCCAG CGtctcccccatgtcctccagcCAAGTGCGCACCAGCGACGCCTACTTGCTCTTCTACGAGTTGGCCAGTCCACCCTCCCGCATGTAG
- the USP2 gene encoding ubiquitin carboxyl-terminal hydrolase 2 isoform X4, with protein sequence MADPHGTGENSKSTQGLAGLRNLGNTCFMNSILQCLSNTPELRDYCLQRLYMRDLSHSSSAHTALMEEFAKLIQTIWTSSPNDVVSPSEFKTQIQRYAPRFVGYNQQDAQEFLRFLLDGLHNEVNRVTVRPKSNTENLDHLPDDEKGRQMWRKYLEREDSRIGDLFVGQLKSSLTCTDCGYCSTVFDPFWDLSLPIAKRGYPEVTLMDCLRLFTKEDVLDGDEKPTCCRCRARRRCVKKFSIQRFPKTLVLHLKRFSESRIRTSKLTTFVNFPLRDLDLREFASENTNHAVYNLYAVSNHSGTTTGGHYTAYCRSPVTGEWHTFNDSSVSPMSSSQVRTSDAYLLFYELASPPSRM encoded by the exons ATGGCTGACCCTCATGGCACAGGTGAA AATTCTAAGAGCACCCAGGGTCTGGCTGGTCTTCGTAACCTTGGGAACACG TGCTTCATGAACTCCATTCTGCAGTGCCTGAGCAACACCCCGGAGCTGAGAGACTACTGCCTGCAGAGGCTCTACATGCGGGACCTCAGCCACAGCAGCAGCGCGCACACAGCCCTCATGGAAG AGTTTGCAAAGCTAATCCAGACCATATGGACCTCATCCCCCAATGATGTGGTGAGCCCCTCTGAGTTCAAGACCCAGATCCAGAGATACGCACCACGCTTCGTTGGCTATAA TCAGCAGGACGCTCAGGAGTTTCTTCGCTTCCTTCTGGACGGGCTCCACAATGAGGTGAACCGGGTCACAGTGAGGCCCAAGTCCAACACTGAGAACCTTGACCATCTTCC TGATGATGAGAAAGGGCGCCAGATGTGGAGGAAATATCTAGAACGGGAAGACAGTCGGATCGGGG ATCTCTTTGTTGGGCAGCTGAAGAGCTCCCTGACGTGTACGGATTGTGGTTACTGTTCTACAGTCTTTGATCCCTTCTGGGACCTGTCTCTGCCCATTGCTAAG cgAGGTTATCCTGAGGTGACTTTAATGGACTGCTTGAGGctcttcaccaaagaggatgtGCTTGATGGCGATGAAAAGCCA ACATGCTGTCGCTGCCGAGCCAGAAGACGGTGTGTAAAGAAGTTCTCCATCCAGAGGTTCCCAAAGACCTTGGTGCTCC ATCTGAAGCGGTTCTCAGAATCCAGGATACGAACCAGCAAGCTCACaacatttgtgaatttcccaCTAAGAGACCTGGACTTGAGAGAATTTGCCTCAGAAAACACCA ACCACGCCGTTTACAACCTGTACGCTGTGTCCAATCACTCCGGGACCACCACGGGCGGCCATTACACAGCCTACTGCCGGAGTCCGGTGACAGGCGAGTGGCACACTTTCAATGACTCCAG CGtctcccccatgtcctccagcCAAGTGCGCACCAGCGACGCCTACTTGCTCTTCTACGAGTTGGCCAGTCCACCCTCCCGCATGTAG